From Cellulomonas fimi ATCC 484, a single genomic window includes:
- a CDS encoding endonuclease/exonuclease/phosphatase family protein: MSTTARPGPPPTTPPDAGTATRVWLVAALTLAGLEAVRASGPFLDRWFAVGTVAAGGAAVVTYAGAGLVTAGLLTVLRRRAGLPDGRTLLVGAGVLAALRVALQALDGLALDVVGLVTVAVAVALLTLAVGHVAGRPGGPRQAATGLVVGGALSVALQLLLGTWDAVWRSSAAGWVVALVVAAAPFAARRGLLDVHASPEPAGRPRRLWALGPYLAVAAMLLANPAFAASQADVPLDAAGLVLVGSAVLGAWPLLRPDVWPAAVRVAAAVVLVLGVATALLATGPVALAALAVAQVCAGVVLATVLSTRRPAPPGIPRTALSTAGAGLGLVLTLLLYMLDYDVPLPVDNAWVVVAAAVVLALAGLRRRTPPVPAAAVVEAPPVDREPVPARVNPVRWLLVPAVVVAVVGVLVGGRGWSTTGPQVPAAAADDGTLTVVDWNLHYGVSPLTAVDLEAVARTIEEQDPDVVTLQEVQRGWVFGGGSDMATWLAHRLGMTVRFAPAADRQFGNAVLARSGLTDVAVHPLPYGQGPQERSALSATLTTADGGTVRVTSVHLQHRESATPTRLAQLDALLAAERVDGPALLAGDLNATPGSPELDLLTGAGWVSAVDAAGDADATTHPSTDPEQRIDWVLGQRGTFTEATVGTSTLSDHLPVTARWRPDAG, encoded by the coding sequence GTGAGCACCACCGCCCGTCCCGGCCCCCCGCCCACCACCCCGCCGGACGCCGGGACCGCGACGCGCGTGTGGCTCGTGGCCGCGCTGACGCTCGCCGGGCTCGAGGCGGTCCGGGCGAGCGGACCGTTCCTCGACCGCTGGTTCGCGGTCGGCACCGTCGCGGCGGGCGGGGCGGCCGTCGTGACGTACGCGGGCGCGGGCCTTGTCACGGCGGGCCTGCTGACCGTCCTGCGACGGCGCGCGGGGCTCCCGGACGGCCGCACGCTGCTCGTCGGCGCGGGCGTGCTCGCCGCGCTCCGCGTGGCCCTGCAGGCGCTCGACGGGCTCGCGCTCGACGTCGTCGGCCTGGTCACGGTCGCGGTCGCGGTCGCGCTGCTGACGCTCGCCGTGGGGCACGTCGCGGGTCGCCCGGGCGGTCCGCGGCAGGCCGCGACCGGTCTGGTCGTGGGCGGCGCGCTGTCCGTCGCCCTGCAGCTCCTGCTCGGCACGTGGGACGCCGTGTGGCGGTCGTCGGCCGCCGGGTGGGTCGTGGCTCTCGTGGTGGCCGCCGCTCCGTTCGCCGCGCGGCGCGGGCTCCTCGACGTGCACGCGTCCCCCGAGCCGGCCGGGCGGCCGCGTCGGCTGTGGGCCCTCGGCCCGTACCTCGCCGTCGCGGCGATGCTGCTCGCGAACCCGGCGTTCGCCGCGAGCCAGGCCGACGTGCCGCTCGACGCCGCTGGGCTCGTGCTCGTGGGGTCGGCGGTGCTGGGCGCGTGGCCGCTCCTGCGCCCCGACGTGTGGCCCGCGGCCGTGCGGGTCGCCGCCGCGGTGGTGCTCGTGCTCGGCGTCGCGACGGCGCTGCTCGCGACGGGCCCGGTCGCGCTCGCGGCGCTCGCCGTCGCGCAGGTCTGCGCCGGGGTGGTCCTCGCGACCGTCCTCAGCACCCGCCGCCCCGCGCCGCCCGGGATCCCCCGCACCGCCCTGTCGACGGCGGGCGCCGGGCTCGGGCTCGTCCTGACGCTGCTGCTCTACATGCTCGACTACGACGTGCCGCTGCCGGTGGACAACGCGTGGGTCGTCGTCGCCGCGGCGGTGGTGCTCGCGCTCGCGGGGCTGCGCCGCCGGACCCCGCCCGTGCCGGCCGCCGCGGTCGTCGAGGCGCCGCCGGTCGACCGCGAGCCCGTCCCGGCGCGCGTCAACCCCGTCCGGTGGCTGCTCGTGCCCGCGGTCGTCGTGGCCGTCGTGGGCGTGCTCGTCGGCGGGCGCGGCTGGAGCACCACGGGCCCCCAGGTTCCCGCGGCGGCGGCCGACGACGGCACGCTCACGGTCGTCGACTGGAACCTGCACTACGGCGTGAGCCCGCTGACGGCGGTCGACCTCGAGGCCGTCGCCCGCACCATCGAGGAGCAGGACCCCGACGTCGTGACGCTGCAGGAGGTGCAGCGCGGCTGGGTCTTCGGCGGTGGCAGCGACATGGCGACGTGGCTCGCGCACCGGCTCGGCATGACGGTGCGCTTCGCGCCGGCGGCCGACCGGCAGTTCGGCAACGCGGTCCTCGCCCGCTCGGGGCTGACCGACGTGGCCGTGCACCCGCTGCCCTACGGGCAGGGTCCGCAGGAGCGGTCCGCGCTGTCCGCGACCCTCACGACGGCCGACGGCGGCACCGTCCGTGTCACGTCCGTGCACCTGCAGCACCGCGAGTCCGCGACCCCGACGCGCCTGGCGCAGCTGGACGCGCTGCTCGCGGCCGAGCGCGTCGACGGCCCCGCGCTGCTCGCGGGCGACCTCAACGCGACGCCGGGCTCCCCCGAGCTGGACCTCCTGACGGGCGCGGGCTGGGTGAGCGCGGTCGACGCCGCCGGCGACGCGGACGCCACGACCCACCCGAGCACGGACCCCGAGCAGCGCATCGACTGGGTCCTCGGGCAGCGCGGGACGTTCACCGAGGCGACGGTCGGCACGTCGACGCTGTCCGACCACCTGCCGGTGACCGCACGCTGGCGCCCGGACGCCGGCTGA
- the efeU gene encoding iron uptake transporter permease EfeU gives MVANYLIGLREGLEAALVVSILVAYLVRTERRHLLPALWAGVGAAVAASLAFGALLTFGPQGLSFEAQEAIGGTLSIVAVGLITWMIFWMARTARHLKSDLQHRLDDAVAAGRRAVVVMALLAVGREGLETALFLWAGAQATRGGAGDATPLLGAVLGLLTAVLLGWALYRGAVHVDLRRFFAWTGLFLVLVAAGVLSYGVHDLQEARILPGLHDLAFDVSAAVPPSSWYGTLLKGVLNFSPATTWLEAAAWLAFAVPTLVLFVRTTWGGPARPPAPPAAAPAPAAAPAPAAG, from the coding sequence ATGGTCGCCAACTACCTCATCGGCCTGCGCGAGGGCCTCGAGGCCGCGCTCGTCGTGAGCATCCTCGTCGCCTACCTCGTGCGCACCGAGCGCCGCCACCTGCTGCCCGCGCTCTGGGCCGGGGTCGGCGCCGCGGTCGCCGCGTCGCTCGCGTTCGGCGCGCTGCTGACGTTCGGCCCGCAGGGGCTGTCGTTCGAGGCGCAGGAGGCGATCGGAGGCACGCTGTCGATCGTCGCCGTCGGCCTCATCACCTGGATGATCTTCTGGATGGCCCGCACCGCGCGCCACCTCAAGTCCGACCTGCAGCACCGCCTCGACGACGCCGTCGCCGCGGGCCGCCGGGCCGTCGTCGTGATGGCGCTGCTCGCCGTCGGGCGCGAGGGGCTCGAGACCGCGCTGTTCCTGTGGGCCGGTGCGCAGGCCACGCGCGGCGGCGCGGGCGACGCGACCCCGCTGCTCGGCGCCGTGCTCGGCCTGCTCACCGCCGTGCTGCTCGGCTGGGCCCTCTACCGGGGCGCCGTCCACGTCGACCTGCGCCGGTTCTTCGCCTGGACCGGCCTGTTCCTCGTGCTCGTCGCCGCGGGCGTCCTGTCGTACGGCGTGCACGACCTGCAGGAGGCCCGCATCCTGCCCGGCCTGCACGACCTCGCGTTCGACGTCTCCGCCGCCGTCCCGCCGAGCAGCTGGTACGGGACCCTGCTCAAGGGCGTCCTCAACTTCTCCCCCGCGACCACCTGGCTCGAGGCGGCGGCGTGGCTCGCGTTCGCCGTGCCCACGCTCGTGCTGTTCGTGCGGACGACGTGGGGCGGCCCCGCCCGCCCGCCCGCCCCGCCCGCCGCGGCACCCGCACCGGCCGCGGCGCCCGCCCCCGCGGCCGGCTGA
- a CDS encoding acetyl/propionyl/methylcrotonyl-CoA carboxylase subunit alpha, translated as MPVISKVLIANRGEIAVRIARACRDARIGSVAVYSDPDREALHVRVADEAFALGGARAAETYLVVDKLLDVARRSGADAVHPGYGFLAENADFARAVIEAGLVWIGPPPSAIESLGDKVSARHIAQRAGAPLVPGTADPVAGVDEIHAFVAEHGLPVAIKAAFGGGGRGLKVVRSADEIDEAYESAVREAVAAFGRGECFVERYLDKPRHVETQCLADQHGTVVVVSTRDCSLQRRHQKLVEEAPAPFLTDAQRTQLVESSVAILREAGYVGAGTCEFLVGADGTVSFLEVNTRLQVEHPVTEEISGIDLVREQLRVAAGEPLGYDHVETRGHSLEFRINGEDPARGFLPAPGRITTLRFPSGPGVRVDSGVVEGDSVSGLYDSMIAKLVVTGATRTQAVERARRALAEIEVVGIPTVVPFHRAVLDAPEFAPADPAQPFSVHTRWIETEFADRLGALGATPAAPADEDEDAPALERVVVEVGGKRLEVVLPAALALGRGPGGGGRPTGRAGASGPAGPRRPVRRSAAKAGGGSNGTTLASPMQGTIVKVAVAEGAQVAEGDLVVVLEAMKMEQPLVAHRAGTVTGLAAGVGSSVSAGTAICEIVG; from the coding sequence GTGCCCGTGATCTCCAAGGTCCTCATCGCGAACCGCGGTGAGATCGCCGTCCGCATCGCCCGCGCCTGCCGAGACGCCCGGATCGGGTCCGTGGCCGTCTACTCCGACCCCGACCGCGAGGCCCTGCACGTGCGCGTCGCCGACGAGGCGTTCGCGCTCGGCGGCGCCCGCGCGGCCGAGACGTACCTCGTGGTCGACAAGCTGCTCGACGTGGCCCGCCGCTCGGGCGCCGACGCCGTGCACCCCGGGTACGGGTTCCTCGCCGAGAACGCCGACTTCGCGCGCGCCGTCATCGAGGCGGGCCTCGTGTGGATCGGACCGCCGCCGTCGGCGATCGAGTCGCTCGGAGACAAGGTCAGCGCCCGGCACATCGCGCAGCGCGCCGGCGCCCCCCTCGTGCCCGGCACGGCCGACCCGGTCGCGGGCGTCGACGAGATCCACGCGTTCGTCGCCGAGCACGGCCTGCCCGTCGCGATCAAGGCGGCCTTCGGCGGTGGCGGCCGCGGCCTGAAGGTCGTGCGGTCCGCCGACGAGATCGACGAGGCCTACGAGTCGGCGGTGCGCGAGGCCGTGGCCGCCTTCGGCCGCGGCGAGTGCTTCGTCGAGCGGTACCTGGACAAGCCGCGGCACGTCGAGACGCAGTGCCTGGCCGACCAGCACGGCACGGTCGTCGTCGTGTCGACGCGCGACTGCTCCCTGCAGCGCCGGCACCAGAAGCTCGTCGAGGAGGCGCCCGCGCCGTTCCTCACCGACGCGCAGCGCACGCAGCTCGTGGAGTCGAGCGTCGCGATCCTGCGCGAGGCGGGCTACGTCGGCGCGGGGACGTGCGAGTTCCTCGTCGGCGCCGACGGCACGGTGTCGTTCCTCGAGGTCAACACGCGTCTGCAGGTCGAGCACCCCGTCACGGAGGAGATCAGCGGCATCGACCTGGTGCGCGAGCAGCTGCGCGTCGCGGCGGGCGAGCCGCTCGGGTACGACCACGTCGAGACACGCGGCCACTCGCTCGAGTTCCGGATCAACGGCGAGGACCCGGCCCGCGGCTTCCTGCCCGCCCCGGGCCGGATCACGACGCTGCGCTTCCCGTCGGGGCCGGGCGTGCGGGTCGACTCGGGCGTGGTCGAGGGCGACAGCGTCTCCGGCCTCTACGACTCGATGATCGCCAAGCTCGTCGTCACCGGCGCGACCCGCACGCAGGCCGTCGAGCGGGCGCGGCGCGCGCTCGCCGAGATCGAGGTCGTCGGCATCCCGACCGTCGTGCCGTTCCACCGTGCGGTGCTCGACGCCCCGGAGTTCGCGCCCGCGGACCCGGCCCAGCCGTTCTCGGTGCACACCCGCTGGATCGAGACCGAGTTCGCGGACCGGCTCGGCGCGCTCGGCGCGACGCCCGCCGCACCTGCCGACGAGGACGAGGACGCGCCGGCGCTCGAGCGCGTGGTCGTCGAGGTCGGCGGCAAGCGGCTCGAGGTCGTGCTGCCCGCGGCGCTCGCGCTGGGCCGCGGACCCGGCGGGGGCGGACGCCCGACGGGCCGCGCGGGCGCGTCCGGACCGGCCGGGCCGCGCCGCCCCGTGCGGCGCTCCGCCGCGAAGGCGGGCGGCGGCAGCAACGGCACGACGCTCGCGTCGCCCATGCAGGGCACGATCGTCAAGGTCGCGGTCGCCGAGGGCGCCCAGGTCGCCGAGGGCGACCTCGTCGTCGTGCTCGAGGCGATGAAGATGGAGCAGCCGCTCGTCGCGCACCGCGCCGGCACCGTCACAGGCCTCGCGGCGGGCGTCGGGTCGAGCGTGAGCGCGGGCACGGCCATCTGCGAGATCGTCGGCTGA
- the efeB gene encoding iron uptake transporter deferrochelatase/peroxidase subunit: MTTPDDATHQAPETGLSRRALLGLGGGIAAVAAAAGFGAARGTAAAAAPSAAPQPGTFAFTGAHQAGVVTPAQDRLYLAAFDVTTDSREELVALLRRWTTIAARLTQGLPAGPLGPASGPYDAPPDDTGEAADLPPAGLTLTFGFGRSLFVGTPGPDGTPGTDRFGLADRLPGGLVVLPHFSADDLDPARSDGDLVVQACADDPQVAVHAIRNLSRAAFGAATIRWTQLGYGRTSSTTTAQRTPRNLFGFKDGTANVKAEEEDALAAHVWVPADAADADAADGVDSAWLTGGTYLVARRIRMTIETWDRTSLREQETLVGRTKGEGAPLSGGTEHSEPDFTATGRGGAPLIAANSHVRLAHPDQNDGVRMLRRGYNFTDGNDALGRLDAGLFFLAFVRDPRTHFIPMQSRLSAQDGLMEYLEHTGSGLFAVPRGVPDGALVLGADGTPATTDDSPFVGQDLFA, translated from the coding sequence ATGACGACGCCGGACGACGCGACGCACCAGGCCCCCGAGACGGGTCTGTCGCGCCGCGCGCTGCTGGGCCTCGGCGGCGGGATCGCGGCGGTCGCCGCCGCCGCGGGCTTCGGCGCCGCGCGCGGGACCGCGGCCGCGGCGGCCCCGTCGGCCGCACCGCAGCCCGGCACGTTCGCGTTCACGGGTGCGCACCAGGCCGGCGTCGTCACACCCGCGCAGGACCGCCTCTACCTCGCGGCGTTCGACGTCACGACGGACTCCCGCGAGGAGCTCGTCGCGCTGCTGCGCCGCTGGACGACGATCGCGGCCCGGCTCACGCAGGGCCTGCCCGCCGGCCCGCTGGGCCCCGCGTCCGGGCCGTACGACGCGCCGCCCGACGACACCGGCGAGGCGGCCGACCTGCCGCCCGCCGGGCTCACGCTGACCTTCGGGTTCGGCCGCTCGCTGTTCGTCGGCACCCCCGGACCGGACGGCACGCCCGGCACGGACCGGTTCGGTCTCGCGGACCGCCTGCCCGGCGGCCTCGTCGTCCTGCCGCACTTCTCGGCCGACGACCTCGACCCCGCCCGCAGCGACGGCGACCTCGTGGTGCAGGCGTGCGCGGACGACCCGCAGGTGGCGGTGCACGCGATCCGGAACCTGTCCCGGGCGGCGTTCGGCGCGGCGACGATCCGCTGGACGCAGCTCGGGTACGGCCGGACGTCGTCCACGACGACGGCGCAGCGCACGCCGCGCAACCTGTTCGGCTTCAAGGACGGGACCGCGAACGTCAAGGCCGAGGAGGAGGACGCGCTCGCGGCGCACGTGTGGGTCCCCGCCGACGCGGCCGACGCCGACGCCGCCGACGGGGTCGACTCCGCGTGGCTCACGGGCGGCACGTACCTCGTCGCGCGGCGCATCCGCATGACCATCGAGACGTGGGACCGCACGTCGCTGCGCGAGCAGGAGACCCTCGTCGGCCGGACCAAGGGCGAGGGCGCCCCGCTGTCGGGCGGCACCGAGCACTCCGAGCCGGACTTCACGGCGACGGGACGCGGCGGAGCACCGCTCATCGCGGCGAACAGCCACGTGCGGCTCGCGCACCCCGACCAGAACGACGGCGTGCGGATGCTGCGGCGTGGCTACAACTTCACGGACGGCAACGACGCGCTCGGCCGCCTCGACGCGGGGCTGTTCTTCCTCGCGTTCGTGCGGGACCCGCGCACGCACTTCATCCCGATGCAGTCGAGGCTGTCCGCGCAGGACGGGCTGATGGAGTACCTCGAGCACACCGGCTCGGGGCTGTTCGCCGTGCCGCGGGGTGTTCCGGACGGCGCGCTCGTGCTCGGTGCCGACGGCACCCCGGCGACCACGGACGACAGCCCGTTCGTCGGCCAGGACCTGTTCGCCTGA
- the efeO gene encoding iron uptake system protein EfeO, producing the protein MSHRPTAALAAAAALVLPLAAACVPNDPPADDATTGAGAITVTSTADACDVSAAQAPSGTLTFTVTNGGDDVTEFYLLGEDGLRVVSEVENIGPGLSRDLVVQARPGTYWTACKPGMVGDGIRAEFVVTDSGTDVGPTGDDAELLAQGEASYVAYVKDQVGALVAGTQQFADAYAAGDDATARDLYAATRVHWERVEPVAESFGDLDPLLDLREADVEEGATWTGWHLVEKDLWQPAPEANGGVVYTPLTPEQRRAAADDIVANTARLQEQVTDPAFTFEAFQIANGAKELLDEVATGKVTGEEEIWSHTDLWDFQANVDGARVAYEVLADVVQDRDPELADLLDERFEELQDLLSAQGSVEAGFPSYDTLTDEQVRELAGAVDALSEPLSRLTSTVTGA; encoded by the coding sequence ATGTCCCACCGGCCGACCGCCGCGCTCGCCGCCGCCGCCGCCCTCGTCCTGCCCCTCGCCGCCGCGTGCGTCCCGAACGACCCGCCGGCCGACGACGCCACCACCGGCGCGGGCGCGATCACGGTCACCTCGACCGCCGACGCGTGCGACGTCTCCGCCGCGCAGGCACCGTCGGGCACGCTCACGTTCACCGTGACCAACGGCGGCGACGACGTCACCGAGTTCTACCTGCTCGGCGAGGACGGCCTGCGCGTCGTGTCCGAGGTGGAGAACATCGGCCCGGGCCTGAGCCGCGACCTCGTCGTGCAGGCGCGGCCCGGCACCTACTGGACCGCGTGCAAGCCGGGGATGGTCGGCGACGGCATCCGCGCCGAGTTCGTCGTCACGGACTCCGGCACCGACGTCGGCCCGACGGGCGACGACGCCGAGCTGCTCGCACAGGGCGAGGCGTCGTACGTCGCGTACGTCAAGGACCAGGTCGGCGCGCTCGTCGCCGGCACGCAGCAGTTCGCCGACGCCTACGCCGCGGGCGACGACGCGACCGCGCGTGACCTGTACGCCGCGACGCGCGTGCACTGGGAGCGTGTGGAGCCCGTCGCGGAGTCCTTCGGCGACCTGGACCCGCTGCTCGACCTGCGCGAGGCCGACGTCGAGGAGGGGGCCACCTGGACCGGCTGGCACCTCGTCGAGAAGGACCTGTGGCAGCCCGCGCCCGAGGCGAACGGCGGCGTCGTCTACACGCCGCTGACGCCCGAGCAGCGCCGCGCGGCCGCCGACGACATCGTCGCGAACACCGCCCGCCTGCAGGAGCAGGTCACCGACCCGGCGTTCACGTTCGAGGCGTTCCAGATCGCCAACGGCGCGAAGGAGCTGCTCGACGAGGTCGCGACGGGCAAGGTCACGGGCGAGGAGGAGATCTGGTCGCACACGGACCTGTGGGACTTCCAGGCGAACGTCGACGGCGCGCGCGTGGCCTACGAGGTGCTCGCGGACGTCGTGCAGGACCGCGACCCGGAGCTCGCCGACCTCCTCGACGAGCGGTTCGAGGAGCTGCAGGACCTGCTCTCCGCGCAGGGGTCGGTCGAGGCAGGCTTCCCGTCGTACGACACCCTGACCGACGAGCAGGTGCGCGAGCTCGCCGGCGCGGTCGACGCGCTCTCCGAGCCGCTGTCGCGCCTGACCAGCACGGTCACGGGCGCCTGA
- a CDS encoding NUDIX domain-containing protein: MPAEDAGTVLPASGPAGIPPGAAHHRTAGDGWVQCACGRRHWGRLGAAGLLLARRDAAGEPVAVVLQHRAPWSDQGGTWGVPGGALAPEEAPEDGALREAAEEAGIDPGHVRVLGTVELVHPDWSYTTVLADEHEPVTPSATDAESVEVRWVPVGDVVALPLLPAFADAWPDLLDRLRRSGR; the protein is encoded by the coding sequence GTGCCCGCCGAGGACGCGGGCACGGTCCTGCCCGCGTCCGGTCCGGCCGGGATCCCGCCCGGCGCGGCGCACCACCGGACCGCGGGCGACGGCTGGGTGCAGTGCGCGTGCGGCCGCCGGCACTGGGGACGCCTCGGCGCGGCCGGGCTGCTGCTGGCCCGCCGGGACGCCGCGGGCGAGCCCGTGGCCGTCGTGCTGCAGCACCGCGCGCCGTGGAGCGACCAGGGCGGCACCTGGGGGGTCCCGGGCGGCGCGCTCGCCCCGGAGGAGGCGCCCGAGGACGGCGCGCTCCGGGAGGCCGCCGAGGAGGCGGGGATCGACCCCGGGCACGTGCGCGTGCTCGGCACCGTCGAGCTGGTCCACCCCGACTGGTCGTACACCACGGTGCTCGCCGACGAGCACGAGCCCGTGACGCCGTCGGCGACGGACGCCGAGAGCGTCGAGGTACGCTGGGTGCCCGTCGGGGACGTCGTGGCTCTGCCCCTGCTGCCCGCGTTCGCCGACGCGTGGCCGGACCTGCTGGACCGCCTGCGCCGGTCCGGCCGCTGA